tccttcgtacacgttattaggattaactcttcatcaagaatcttataagaatcaggaactaccaacaacattgataatataagaataagagaagtaacatcaatatcaatcgtttcataagaagggcagcaatataagtactgctagcttctaagagtagagtatctttgggagctcgttcattacattatgtacaatcggagtcgtgcaaaagaatgaaggggatagcctcacataccttgtatatactgcccaacctcaagctatgcaaatatcatgactccttagtctacaataagacaaatgacactatcattatcgtttaagcgtcgtaactattatgtatcgaccacaacctattttacgatgaaacggacagcacctcccctatttatatgacttcccacaagtcaatacaatcaccaaacagcccaaacaacatcattaataatcatattgagcctccaaaacagtccaccaaccaacaacattactaccaagcttttcgatatatatttcacaagttctagcttcaacgacttagctgcaacttggataatcttaaatatatatagagtaagaggttcattacctttaaacagaaagaacaactccaatttgaccttaattttcctcgaaatatcccttcaattctgccacaagaacaaggaagcgaaactagcaattaattcgggtttttcggcactagaattactttagaagacttgaaatcacctagggttgatattaaaaacttgaaggtgtatttacagaacataaaacacttaaaacaacctcccacacgagctggaacaacacaaaaatcagcaacaacaagaaaaacaagaaacttactagcaccacgggattcccgacatttgatttgtgttgtttgccctttgtttgggtcttggatcatgagagaaccttgagagaatgtttttagggttataaggtctgaatatactgaaaaataatgacttaaaacggggttgaggtatcttatatatgtccatatgtcttaaaccgcctttgtgggccccatagagagcagcttggcgcactctcgcgaaaacgcgaatatctctctattccgagatcgtatcgatgaatggtttaatgagttggaaactagactcatagatcttcaatttgataggtatatcaccccataattttaagcacattgggagtaaaatgcagtaatatttgacctaaagtttaagtaaaattataaacctaagttgcgataacttttatcgacttttatttcataactcgcttgacttcaagacttatgatgcggatattatatgattcaaatacattaaaacaagacctcttgggacagtaaatcacctctagtgttacccgaaaatactggttacaacatccttgattcgtttaacttcaaatacttgttaaccactcttatacacccttgtatcatttaagaccagtaggattaacttcttatcatctcaaagataatctcttcttggatttatgtcgactaacttacggcgtgatctatggtatgcgaatttgggttgtaacaccctctcccccttaggaacattcgtcctcgaatgtaagggtttatggggtgtctaactcattgtggattccgacggagatttccggctgagtttcccctataaaatggacactagccaaacttgcaagcagttaaacctaacctatggccttacaagactatacaaagcattatggatatgtacattatctgcatattaccattttgtattaaaaaaaagagtattcacaagctattgcttacctcatagagccgtttcaccttataatgcgtccttctttcccccggcatcctcgttatcttcactctggaataggtaagggtatttagacttcatctcctcttctgcttcccatgtcatttcttctatattcttgttcctccataatactttcacggaagctacatcctttgttctcagcttgcggacttgtcgatctaatatagccactggcacttcatcatatgatagatcctttgtaacttgtacatctttgatagggatgacccgagaagggtctccaatacatttcctcaacatagatacatggaataccgggtggacaaattccaattcagatggcaattctaactcgtaagcaacctgtccaattcgtcgaagaattttgtacggcccaatataccgcggactcaacttacccttcttcccaaaacgcataacacccttcatcggcgagatcttcaggaaaacccaatcaccaacctcaaattccagatcacgacgtcggacgtcggaataagacttttgcctgctttgtgccgtcctcagtcgctcttgtatcactttcaccttctcaatggcttggtaaatcaaatctggcccatataattctgtctcaccgacttcgaaccatccaactggtgatctacatctcctcccgtacagtgcctcatacggggccattttaatactggaatggtagctattattgtaggcaaattctataagtgccagatggtcatcccaattccccttgaaatctagaacacatgctcgtagcatatcttcaagcgtctggatggtacgttcagcctgtccgtcagtctgcggatggaatgtagtgctgagatttacttgtgtgcctaaacccttctgaaaagacctccaaaagttagccgtaaattgagctcctcggtctgatataatagatatcggcacaccatgaagcctaacaatctccttgatatacaacttcgcataatcttcagccgtgtaagttgtcttaactggtagaaaatgggcagattttgtaagtcgatcaactatcacccagatggagtcaaacttatgataagagcgaggtaatccaataatgaagtccatattaatcacctcccatttgtaggtcggaatctctatattctgaatcaatccactgggtttctgatgctcgatctttacttgttgataattaggacactgggctacaaattctgcaatagacttcttcatgttatcctaccaatactgctccttaacgtcatgatacatctttgtcgagccaggatggatagaatatcgggactgatgaatctcaatcataatcttctctcgcaaccctgccacactaggcacacataatcggccctggtatctcagtgtcccatctcctccgatcttgaaagctgtaatcttacactgctgaattccctctctcaatcttactaaggtaggatcttcatattgccgtgcttttacctcggctaccaaagatgattctgctgtattctgtacagtaacacctccgtcatcagagtccaacaatctgattctcatattggccagctggtgaagctctttggtcaacccttgtctacctgcctcaatatgtattaagcttcccattgacttacggctgagagcgtctgccacaacattagctttaccgggatggtacaatatctcgacatcgtagtctttcagtaattcaagccacctacgctgcctcaaattcaactccttctgcttgaagatgtattgtaaactcttgtgatctgtgtagatgtcaacatggacgccgtataagtagtgccgccatatcttcaaagcatatattactgcagccaattccaaatcatgagtcgggtaattcttttcatgcttcttcaattgtcttgatgcataagcaatcaccttcccatgttgcatcaatgcgcaccccaaacctatacctgaggcatcacaatataccacataaccttctgttccttctgggagagtgagcactggcgcagatgtcaatcgattctttagctcctgaaaactatgttcacaaaaatcagaccactggaacttggtagctttctgtgttaacttagtcaatggtgctgatatagaggaaaacccttctacaaatcgcctataatatcctgctagccccaggaagctgcggacttctgacggtgttgtaggtctcggccaattcttcactgcatcgatcttctgagtgtcgacactaatacccgcatcagatatcacatggccaaggaatgctactgagttcagcaagaattcacatttagagagcttagcatataacttatgatcctgaagggtctgggcataagcctgaatacgggaaatatccatgccctctaccaaggaggctgttgtgcactcatttatcagatgtggtcaccctatcactcatctcggccaccatatggggagtataccttgataaagaatcaaactatatactatactctcatgcactcatattaccctgtcgaaggttcaagaacttatcagctctagctcatcgtatctcagctggtaagtagtgatgaagaaaggcctcagaaaattccttccacacggctggaggagcgttcggacccctagatctctcccaactatcataccagaaaaccgctaaatcctgtaaccgataagaagccaactctactgcctccgtatcactagcatgcataacccgcaatgtacgatgaatctgatcaataaatgtttgtgggtcctccttggggttgatccggtaaacactggagggtctagattaataaaatcacgaactcctgcactaaccggtttatcagcagcaccggtattctgcctctgagcctgagcagctactaagctactcaacaactgcactgcactgcgcatatcgtggtctgtagtgccagacggaggaactggatgtactgggtgcctcctaatatcctctggaggagacagagaggtatgagacggcatctcactctgagcctcactttggcctgctctggctggaggcacctgaatgttaccctctcccacagctgtatcaagccgtttactaattgcttgcttcctagtcgaaggcatcgctgaaagaaaacaaggtgaatattagatatgaacacttactactcaactctacgcacgatctagattcaggaagaaggtaacaaccctagatgtcacgtagcctcctgattataaatgtggcgcgctacacatccataatcaaaactctactagacacggctcatagacatcccctaggacagacttgctctgataccaagtttgtcacgacccaactggagggtcatgactagcacccgggccatacttgccgagcaccaacgtacattttatctaaccttccttattatctttaagggctgacaagatcaatataaatagtagacatggatcatgaacatccaacaatgaaagataatgtcatgaacatacataacatgggacgacaagactgtcaagaaactatatataaggtacgagctatcatgataccatgaaagactatacaacaaaaatcagccgaacaaggcattccaaaccatacatgagtcgacacctgtctatgagcctctaaaagaacataagtgctacaacattgccggaacagggccccgacatacccataaggtctataacaaaaatgcataccaagaccacggcaagtccggagaaaggatcttgccaataacgctgaaccggatagcctactgtgatgggggagctgcgtctacccatctatcaggacctgcagcacgacatgcagcgtccacaaataaaaaggacgtcagtacgaataaagtactgagtatgtaaggcagaatagcataagtaagaacaataatgtaaacagtgatagggaatatacaacctgtgacatctgggtacctctgagggctactgacatgaaatacatgatacatacatatatatatacataaacgtttaaaacatatgcctttgtgggcatcatcatcatcatatcgtacccggccataataggctcggtaaaacgtacccggccatcatagggctcggtagaatcgtacccggccacgtggagctcggtaaaacccaactgatcagtggttgcacaataggtgccatacccggccgactatagcgcggctcggtagagtaaaatagatacatatatatgatgcatgctggactcgttggaatcataatttgaacctttcggagtgacgtaaggtcggtatccttcgtacacgttattaggattaactcttcatcaagaatcttataagaatcaggaactaccaacaacattgataatataagaataagagaagtaacatcaatatcaatcgtttcataagaagggcagcaatgtaagtactgctagattctaagagtagagtatctttgggagctcgttcattacattatgtacaatcggagtcgtgcaaaagaatgaaggggatagcctcacataccttgtatatactgcccaacctcaagctatgcaaatatcatgactccttagtctacaataagacaaatgacactatcattatcgtttaagcgtcgtaactattatgtatcgaccacaacctattttacgatgaaacggacagcacctcccctatttatatgacttcccacaagtcaatacaatcaccaaacagcccaaacaacatcattaataatcatattgagcctccaaaacagtccaccaaccaacaacattactaccaagcttttcgatatatatttcacaagttctagcttcaacgacttagctgcaacttggataatcttaaatatatatagagtaagaggttcattacctttaaacagaaagaacaactccaatttgaccttaattttcctcgaaatatcccttcaattctgccacaagaacaaggaagcgaaactagcaattaattcgggtttttcggcactagaattactttagaagacttgaaatcacctagggttgatattaaaaacttgaaggtgtatttacagaacataaaacacttaaaacaacctcccacacgagctggaacaacacaaaaatcagcaacaacaagaaaaacaagaaacttactagcaccacgtgattcccgacatttgatttgtattgtttgccctttgtttgggtcttggatcatgagagaaccttgagagaatgtttttagggttataaggtctgaatatactgaaaaataatgacttaaaacggggttgaggtatcttatatatgtccatatgtcttaaaccgcctttgtgggccccatagagagcagcttggcgcactctcgcgaaaacgcgaatatctctctatttcgagatcgtatcgacgaacggtttaatgcgttggaaactagactcatagatcttcaatttgataggtagatcacccataattccaagcacattgggagtaaaatgcagtaacatttgacctaaagtttaagtaaaattataaacctaagttgcgacaacttttatcgacttttatttcataactcgcttgacttcaagacttatgatgcggatattatatgattcaaatacattaaaacaagacctcttgggacagtaaatcacctctagtgttacccgaaaatactggttacaacatccttgattcgtttaacttcaaatacttgttaaccactcttatacacccttgtatcatttaagaccaataggattaacttcttatcatctcaaagataatctcttcttggatttatgtcgactaacttacggcgtgatctatggtatgcgaatttgggttgtaacagaaAGTTCTTCAAGTGAGTCCAAATTGGAGAACATGCTTGAAAGAGTGTTGCAAAATCAAGAAAGATCCGACACTTCAATGAAGAACACGACTAAGATTGTGGGTTCTCACATCGCATCCATACAAAAGTTAGAAATGCAAATGAGAGATCTATCAAGAGAGCAAAATCCGAAGCAAAAGGGCACACTCCCAAGTGACACCATAGCAAATCCAAAAGGTAATGGGAATGGTCCGACTTCTCATTGTATGGTAATCACAACTCAAAGTGGGAGAATACTTCAAGGAGAGAATGAACAAGTGGTCGAAGTGGAAGCTCTGGAACAAGAGGTTGAGGCACAAGTTGAGGTGCCAATTATTGTTGAAGCTGAAAGACTCCCAAAGGAGGTAAAAATTCAAGAAGTGATCCGTGAAGAGGTTAAGGAAAAGGTAAAGGAGACACCAAAATCTCTAGCACCAATTCCTAGACCTCCCCCTTCTTTCCCTCAAAGAATTTCTAGGAGGGTTAATGATAGAAAACTCGAGAAATTCTATGACATTCTCAACCAATTATCGGTGAACGTCCCATTTGTGGAAGTATTTCAAGAGATGTCGGGTTTTGCTAAGTACTTGAAGGACTTAATCACCAAGAATAAAACCATAAAAAATGAAATGGTGAATGTGACTCACCGGGTTAGCTCCATCATTGCAACAACCACCGTTCAAAAGAAAGAAGACCCGGGAGCTTTTACCATTCCATACACTATCGGGTTGCGCAATTTTGCACAAGCTCTTTGTGATATAGGGCTAGCATCAACTTAATGCCTCTTgctatttaaaataaaatcaggGTTAGGTATGCCGAGGCCTAGAAGTATGAGGTTTCAAATGGTCAACCGTTAAATAAAAAGACCGGTGGGAATTGTTGATGATGTTCTTATGAAAGTGGGGACATTCCTCCTCCTTGTCGACTTTGTTATCCTTGATTGTGCTGTTGATAAAGAAATTCATATCCTCTTGGGGAGACCATTCCTTGCTACCAGAAGAGAACTCATAGATTCGGAACGAAATGAGATCAAGTTCCGAGTTAATGACGAAGAGGTTACCTTTCAAGCAAGTAAGAGTATGAAATTTCCACATGCATATGAAAGCATCTCAATCATTGATGTTGTTAATGAGGTAGAAGATGAAATCAAGATGAATATGGATGAAAAATGCCTTGGTGAGGCGTTGGCGGCTATTTTGGTAAATTTTGATGGTAAAGATATGGAAGGGTACATTCAATCGGTAAATTCATTAGAAGGACTTGGGTTCTACACTTATGCACCAAAGAAACTTTCTCTTGACTTAGATAATAGAGTCACTCCTCCCGCTAAGCCTTCAATTATCGAGCCGCCACAACTTGAGCTCAAGCCACTTCCACCACACTGCACttaaggtatgaatttcttggctcCAATGAAACTCTACCTATAATCGTTTCTTCTTTGTTGAATGATGTGCAGGTTAAACAGTTGTTGAAAACCCTGAGGGAGCACCGACAGGCCATTGGGTGGACAATAGCGGACATACGAGGGATTCCCGCTGGCATTTGTGAGAAAGAGATACAATTGGAGCAAGAGAGCAAACCTAGCGTAGAGCATCAAAGAAGGTTAAACCCTTCCATGCAGGAGGTGGTGAAGAAAGAAATCATAAAATGGTTAGATGCCGGAGTAGTTAACCTCATTGCCGATAGTTCTTCGGTGAGTCCGgtgcaatgtgtgccaaagaaaggaggtatgacagtgattcaaaatgacaaaaatgagctCATCCCAATGAGGACAGTGACTGGAtggagagtttgcatggactatcggaagctaaacatTGCTATTTGAAAGGACCATTTTCCTAtgccttttattgatcaaatgcttgatcggcTAGCGGTAATGTCATTAtattgcttcttggatgggtATTCTGGCTATAACCAAATCAACAACGCCATagaagatcaagagaagacaacTTTCACATGCCCGTATGGGACCTTTGCCTTTAGCCGCATGCCATTTGGGCTATGCAATGCCCCGGCTACCTTTCAACGGTGCATGATGTCAATCTTCTCGGACATGGTGTAAGATTTCCTAgaggtgtttatggatgatttctctgtaGTTGGTGATTCTTTTGAGCACTACCATGACAACCTTAGACAAGTGCTCAAAAGATGTGAAGAAAC
This region of Nicotiana tomentosiformis chromosome 4, ASM39032v3, whole genome shotgun sequence genomic DNA includes:
- the LOC104113930 gene encoding uncharacterized protein; the encoded protein is MLERVLQNQERSDTSMKNTTKIVGSHIASIQKLEMQMRDLSREQNPKQKGTLPSDTIANPKGNGNGPTSHCMVITTQSGRILQGENEQVVEVEALEQEVEAQVEVPIIVEAERLPKEVKIQEVIREEVKEKVKETPKSLAPIPRPPPSFPQRISRRVNDRKLEKFYDILNQLSVNVPFVEVFQEMSGFAKYLKDLITKNKTIKNEMVNVTHRVSSIIATTTVQKKEDPGAFTIPYTIGLRNFAQALCDIGLAST